The window AAACAGAAAAATAGGGCTTCCGGACTTTCTTTAAAAAGTATTCGACTAAAAAAAGAACACCAAATTAAACAAATGGATGTTGTTCTTGATGAAGAAGACTTACCATCTGATGCGTTTACAGAAGAAGCTGCTCTTGAAGCTTGGTATGCTTTTGTTAAGAAAATAGAAGCAGAAGGACAGTATAATTTAGCTTCCATTTTATCAATAGACAAACCAAAAATTTCGGGAACCACCATACATGTAGAATACCCAAATGCTACTAACAAGGTGGAAATAGAGCGTCAGCAATATCCTTTATTAGGTTTTATTCGAAAACAACTGAATAATTATGACATTAATTTATCGGTTACCGTAAACGAACAATTGGAGAAAAAATACGCCTATACCAACCAGGATAAGTTTGAGAAATTAATGGAGAAAAATGCCAATATAGAATTACTCCGAAAAACTTTCGACTTAGATGTTTAGTTTTAAAAAACACCTTCCACTACTCTTTTTACTCCTTGCAATTGCACTTTCTAGTTGCGATGGACGAGATAAAAAGCATCGCACTACACAGCAAGATTTAATAGAAAATAAAGCATTAGATACTTTTAGTGATGTTGTTACATATTTTCCTGAAAAATATACACAAGTAGTTACAGACACTATTTTAAGCAATGGATTTGAAGTAAAGATTAACACTTCTACAGATATGAAAAACAGTGTTCTTAACGCTTTTAAAGTAGACACTACAAATCATAAACATTATTATAGAGATTTAATTTCTAAAATTGAGGTATCCAAAAACGGACAAATTATTTTATCTGAAGTTATTGGCAAACCATTCTTTTTAAAATTTGACAATACATTAGAAGATTATTTTAAAATTTCTAATTTAACAGGTGTTTGGCTAGATGAAAAAAGTGCGCTTACCAAAGATGAAATTTTCATTTATATACTATTTAATAAACCAGAAACAGATTACTCCTATTTATATAAAATGATTATTAATAATCAAGGAGAATATTCCATTAAAGAAATTGAAGAAGTAGACTAATATGCTAGGATTAAAACTACCAACAGATCCACGTTGGGTAAATATTGTAGAAAAGAATATAGAAGATATTCTTACAGATCATGCCTTTTGTGAGCAAAAAGCAACAAGTACGGCAATTTCATTAATTGTAAGTTTTCCAGAATATACCGATTTGGTTCAGGAAATGGTGGCTTTGGTTAAAGAAGAAATTAGCCATTTTAAAATGGTACATGATATCATTCTTGAAAAAGGCTGGATACTTGGTAGAGATAGAAAGGACGAATACGTAATTGCCCTTTTAAAGTTCTTTCCTAAAGGCGGAAGCAGAACGACACAATTGGTACATAGACTGCTTTATGCAGCTTTAATTGAAGCACGAAGCTGTGAGCGTTTTAGATTATTATCGGAAGAATTAGAAGATAAGAAACTAGCTCTTTTTTACAAAAACTTAATGGTTAGTGAAGCCAATCATTATACCATGTTTTTGGGCTTTGCAAGACAATATGGTGACCGAAAAGAAGTAGATGAAAAATGGCAAGGCTTACTAGATTACGAAGCTGAAATCATGAAAGATTTAAGTAAAAGCGAAAGCATACACGGTTAAACATTTATAAAATAGATGGAAATAAAAAAGCCTTCAAGAATAATCTTGAAGGCTTTTTATATGGTGTAATTGTACTTATATTTTTAATCCAATACCTAATTGAATGGTAGAATTTGTAGCCTCAATATTAGCAACATTATCATCTAAAATGTTTCCAAATCCATAGCTAAATCTTGCATCTAGAAAAAGGTTTTCCAATATATCATATTGTAATCCTGCTACTCCAGAGAAGTTAAATGTTTTATAACCATCTTCGTAATCCCAAATTTTCAAATTTGCTTGTGGTCCAACACCAATAGATAATTCACCAATATGGTAACGTAAAGTAAT is drawn from Lacinutrix sp. WUR7 and contains these coding sequences:
- a CDS encoding tRNA-(ms[2]io[6]A)-hydroxylase; translated protein: MLGLKLPTDPRWVNIVEKNIEDILTDHAFCEQKATSTAISLIVSFPEYTDLVQEMVALVKEEISHFKMVHDIILEKGWILGRDRKDEYVIALLKFFPKGGSRTTQLVHRLLYAALIEARSCERFRLLSEELEDKKLALFYKNLMVSEANHYTMFLGFARQYGDRKEVDEKWQGLLDYEAEIMKDLSKSESIHG